One genomic window of Thermovirga sp. includes the following:
- a CDS encoding fumarate hydratase, producing the protein MVKVREIDVSLVSEVVKGLFLKAGVSIGQDVYNALVHARDKREESPLGRSVLDQILRNHDLARAGHMPLCQDSGMAVVFADVGQGVLLVGGDFAEAVDSGVEEAYREGYFRKSIVVDPLFDRRNTGTNTPAVLHTRVVPGDRVRLLATPKGFGSENMSALRVLTPGQGPREVLEFVRDTVEAAGPNPSPPTLVGVGIGGTVEVAALMAKRATLYPVGRRNPDGRYAELELRTLEAVNALGIGPAGLGGSVTCLDIHMESAPGHIAGTPVVVNICCHAARHAEVTI; encoded by the coding sequence ATGGTCAAGGTCAGAGAGATCGATGTATCCCTCGTCTCTGAGGTCGTCAAGGGACTTTTCCTGAAGGCCGGCGTATCCATAGGGCAGGATGTCTACAACGCCTTGGTCCATGCCAGGGATAAACGGGAGGAATCTCCTCTGGGGAGGTCCGTGCTGGACCAGATCCTGCGCAACCACGACCTGGCGAGGGCCGGTCATATGCCCCTCTGCCAGGACAGCGGCATGGCTGTCGTCTTTGCCGACGTCGGCCAGGGAGTGCTCCTGGTAGGGGGCGACTTCGCCGAGGCCGTTGATTCGGGCGTGGAGGAAGCCTACCGCGAAGGATACTTCCGGAAGTCCATCGTGGTGGACCCGCTTTTCGATCGGCGAAACACCGGTACTAACACCCCGGCGGTGCTTCACACGAGGGTCGTCCCCGGCGACAGGGTGAGGCTTTTGGCGACTCCCAAGGGTTTCGGCAGCGAGAACATGAGCGCTCTCCGGGTACTCACGCCCGGGCAGGGACCCCGGGAGGTCCTTGAATTCGTCAGGGATACCGTCGAGGCCGCCGGCCCCAACCCCAGTCCCCCCACCCTGGTTGGCGTCGGCATAGGCGGGACGGTGGAGGTTGCCGCCCTCATGGCCAAGAGAGCCACCCTCTACCCCGTGGGACGGCGGAACCCCGACGGCAGGTACGCCGAACTGGAACTGAGGACCCTGGAAGCCGTGAACGCCCTTGGGATAGGGCCGGCAGGGCTGGGGGGAAGTGTCACCTGCCTGGACATCCACATGGAATCCGCACCCGGCCATATCGCGGGAACGCCCGTGGTGGTCAAC